The following are encoded together in the Microtus pennsylvanicus isolate mMicPen1 chromosome 8, mMicPen1.hap1, whole genome shotgun sequence genome:
- the Plekhg6 gene encoding pleckstrin homology domain-containing family G member 6 — translation MQALGPPNEGPLQGLVASRIETYGGRHSTSAQSPAGNIYPRGGPVLDPSRLRLHVPFAKGSGQIRGPSPLTLREPESEKRHGSHFGLGPPHSPKLKEVTRAHELEVRLHTFSMFGMPRLPPEDRRYWEIGDGGDSGLTMEKSWKELVLGHKEMNRELCHQQEALWELLTTELIFLRKLKIMTDLLAAGLLNLQRVGLLTDVSAETLFGTVPKLIRAHRSFWEEVLQPVLEETRTSGQPLDPVSLQNGFLTFGQRFQPYVQYCLRVKQTMAYAREQQDTNPLFHTFVQWCEKHKRSGRQTLGDLLIKPHQRVTKYPLLLQAVLKRSPEPQAKEALNAMIAAVESFLRHINGQVRQGEELESLVTAAQRIGPYEVLEPSNEEVEKNLRPFSTLDLMTPILGVAPEHTRQLLLEGPVRVKEGREGKLDVYLFLFSDVLLVTKPQRRVDRAKVIRPPLMLDKLVCRPLRDPHSFLLIHLTEFQCVSSALTVHCPSSNDRARWLEKTLQAQATLQRLKAEEYVQQKRELLALYRNQGKESPNTRPSTPSPEDSQSSAEGRTLELSIIPRLVVTEDTDEDAPSMPDDTSDSGYGTLIPSSPKTPRTPLNRLRTKAFRRDPRLTFSTLELRDVPLRPQPPDPQAPQRRSAPDLPDGILRGGSLPRRAPPTWSEEEDETLTTRNVVVETLNRAQRRSPLPQSPTPTDSAGESPWESSDEEEGLLSPGLRPRPLQAEDMLREIREELASQRIEGASEPGDGKPRKLTRAQLQRMRGTHIIQLDTPLSTSEV, via the exons ATGCAAGCCCTCGGTCCTCCAAATGAGGGCCCCCTCCAAGGTCTGGTTGCTTCCCGAATTGAGACTTATGGGGGTCGACATTCGACTTCTGCCCAGAGCCCTGCTGGGAATATCTATCCCAGAGGAGGCCCTGTATTG GACCCTAGTCGCCTACGCCTCCATGTCCCTTTTGCCAAGGGCTCTGGCCAGATCCGAGGCCCATCTCCTCTGACGCTTCGGGAACCGGAGTCAGAGAAGAGGCACGGAAGCCACTTTGGGCTTGGCCCACCTCACTCCCCCAAACTCAAG GAAGTCACCAGGGCCCATGAGCTGGAGGTGAGACTACACACTTTCAGCATGTTTGGGATGCCCCGTCTACCACCTGAGGACCGGAGATACTGGGAGATAGGAGACGGAGGTGACAGCGGCCTGACCATGGAAAAGTCCTGGAAGGAGCTGGTGCTTGGACACAAG GAGATGAACCGGGAGCTTTGCCACCAGCAGGAAGCGCTGTGGGAGCTCCTGACCACGGAGCTGATCTTCTTGAGGAAGCTCAAGATCATGACTGAT CTCCTGGCAGCTGGGCTGCTGAATTTACAGCGTGTGGGGCTACTGACTGAC GTGTCAGCTGAGACCCTGTTTGGAACCGTCCCCAAGCTGATTAGAGCCCACCGGAGCTTTTGGGAGGAGGTTCTGCAACCCGTCCTGGAAGAGACTCGAACCTCTGGCCAGCCTCTGGACCCTGTCAGCTTACAAAATGGTTTCCTGACA TTTGGCCAGCGGTTCCAGCCGTATGTCCAGTACTGCCTGCGAGTGAAGCAGACCATGGCTTACGCTCGGGAGCAGCAAGACACGAACCCCTTGTTCCACACTTTCGTGCAG TGGTGCGAGAAACACAAGCGCTCCGGAAGGCAGACGCTGGGTGACTTACTCATCAAGCCCCACCAGCGCGTCACCAAGTACCCTCTGTTGCTGCAGGCTGTGCTCAAGAGAAGCCCCGAGCCCCAAGCCAAAGAGGCCCTGAATGCCATG ATTGCAGCTGTGGAGTCCTTCCTGCGACATATAAACGGGCAGGTCCGCCAGGGTGAAGAGCTGGAGAGCTTGGTGACTGCGGCGCAGCGCATTGGACCCTATGAGGTGCTAGAGCCCTCCAAcgaggaggtggagaag AACCTGCGTCCGTTTTCCACCCTGGATCTCATGACTCCTATACTAGGGGTCGCTCCTGAGCACACCAGGCAGCTACTGTTGGAAGGACCCGTGCGCGTGAAGGAAGGGCGAGAAGGGAAG TTGGATGTATACCTGTTCCTCTTCTCTGATGTGCTCCTGGTCACCAAGCCGCAGCGCAGGGTAGACAGAGCCAAGGTCATCCGACCCCCTCTCATGCTGGACAAACTGGTGTGCCGACCGCTGCGAGATCCCC ACAGCTTCCTGCTGATCCACCTCACTGAATTCCAGTGTGTCTCCAGTGCCCTTACTGTGCACTGTCCCAGCTCAAATGATCGTGCACGGTGGCTGGAGAAGACCCTGCAGGCTCAG GCCACTCTGCAGAGGCTGAAGGCTGAGGAATACGTTCAACAGAAGAGAGAGCTCCTGGCCCTCTATCGCAACCAGGGCAAGGAGTCCCCCAACACCAGGccctccactccctccccagaGGACTCCCAGAGCAGCGCAGAGGGGAG GACTTTGGAGTTGAGCATCATCCCCCGCCTAGTGGTGACTGAAGATACCGATGAAGATGCTCCTTCCATGCCTGACGACACCTCGGACTCTGGCTATGGCACTTTGATTCCAAGTTCCCCCAAGACCCCTCGCACCCCGCTGAATAGGCTTCGGACCAAGGCTTTTCGTAGGGACCCTCGTCTCACCTTCTCCACCCTGGAACTCCGAGACGTTCCTCTGCGCCCCCAGCCTCCTGACCCTCAAGCTCCCCAGCGACGAAGTGCCCCAGACTTGCCAGATGGGATCCTAAGAGGAGGCAGTCTGCCCAGGAGAGCACCCCCAACCTGGTCCGAGGAGGAAGATGAGACTTTGACCACACGGAATGTGGTGGTAGAAACTCTAAACAGGGCGCAACGGCGGAGCCCGCTCCCCCAATCTCCGACCCCTACTGACTCTGCTGGGGAAAGCCCCTGGGAGTCCTCAGATGAAGAAGAGGGACTTCTATCCCCTGGACTCCGACCCCGCCCCCTGCAGGCTGAGGACATGCTCAGGGAGATAAGGGAGGAACTGGCCAGCCAAAGGATAGAGGGAGCCTCGGAACCCGGGGATGGCAAGCCCCGGAAGTTGACTCGAGCCCAGCTGCAGAGAATGAGGGGGACCCACATCATACAGCTGGACACCCCACTGTCCACATC AGAAGTGTGA